One genomic region from Verrucomicrobiia bacterium encodes:
- a CDS encoding type II toxin-antitoxin system prevent-host-death family antitoxin — protein MKTIVTATEAARRFGDLLAEIKHAGRSVEITKNGEAIATLQPVRRAGGMTLKEFAALWADGADTPSFAEDLERINAADQPPANPWA, from the coding sequence ATGAAGACAATCGTCACCGCCACGGAGGCCGCGCGACGGTTCGGCGACCTGCTTGCCGAGATCAAGCATGCGGGCAGGTCGGTCGAAATCACGAAGAACGGTGAGGCCATCGCCACGCTCCAACCTGTCCGCCGGGCCGGCGGCATGACCCTGAAGGAGTTTGCGGCCCTGTGGGCGGACGGCGCGGACACCCCCTCGTTCGCGGAGGATCTGGAGCGCATCAATGCGGCGGATCAGCCGCCTGCCAATCCATGGGCCTGA
- a CDS encoding PIN domain-containing protein, whose product MGLIVDSSAIIELERSGGDLGKLLKKHGDEEISLPAIVWGELCAGVHLADSVPRALKRRQLLDRIRSGVEIIEFDEVIADIWAELFADLQRRGEPVPANDLCVAATALALDHPLLIGSRGERHFKKINGLNLIKVG is encoded by the coding sequence ATGGGCCTGATCGTTGATTCCTCCGCCATCATTGAACTGGAACGTTCCGGAGGCGACCTCGGGAAGCTGCTCAAGAAGCATGGCGATGAGGAAATCTCGTTGCCGGCCATCGTGTGGGGTGAACTCTGTGCCGGGGTTCATCTGGCTGATTCGGTGCCGCGCGCGCTGAAGCGCCGCCAACTGCTCGACCGCATCCGGTCCGGAGTGGAAATCATCGAGTTCGACGAGGTGATCGCGGATATTTGGGCCGAGTTGTTTGCCGATTTGCAACGCCGCGGTGAACCCGTTCCCGCGAATGACCTGTGCGTGGCCGCCACCGCGCTGGCCTTGGATCATCCGCTGTTGATCGGCAGCAGGGGCGAGAGGCACTTCAAGAAGATCAACGGCCTCAACCTGATCAAGGTCGGCTGA